The Oculatellaceae cyanobacterium genome contains the following window.
AGTTCCAGATGCGATCGCCAATTCCACAGAATTTCACCTAGCTGTTGCCCTTGGTGCTGGTTTAACAGTGATGATTGCCACACTCACTGGTTTTCCCATTTCTACAACTCACGGTTTAACTGGGGCGCTAGTTGGGGCGGGTTTAGTAGCAATTGGCACACAAGTTAATTTTGATAAGCTGGGAACCTCATTTTTTCTCCCCTTGTTAATTACTGGAGTTTAGACTAAGAAAAATTGACAAGCGTGATAGCTGAGTAATAAAAAATACCTCTGGTTGGCTAACTTGTTGTAACTAAGCAGCAGGTTTTGGTTGTTTTTGAGAGCGAGAAAAACCTTTCTTGACAACTGGATAGCGAATTTCTCGTTGGCGGGACTTACCCATAGGCCAGCGGGCGCGAGTTTCCTCGTCGTTTGGGAGCA
Protein-coding sequences here:
- a CDS encoding inorganic phosphate transporter, which gives rise to MLILALLLATLFLAYSNGANDNFKGVATLFGSQTVNYKVAVWLATLATFAGSLASIFLAETLLKNFSGKGLVPDAIANSTEFHLAVALGAGLTVMIATLTGFPISTTHGLTGALVGAGLVAIGTQVNFDKLGTSFFLPLLITGV